The sequence CAAAAGTAGGAAGGAGGAGCACGACGACGTGGAGCGCGACCGTCGCGACGACGATGAGCGGGAGGAGGTGGCCGAGCGAAGGTCCGCCGAGGTGCGCCAGCCGCCGCTTCTCGGCTTCGAGCTTGTCCTCGAGCTTGAGAAGACCGCGCAGCGAGCTCACAGCGAGGCCCTCCGCGACCGCGGTGGAAAGCCGATGCGGGGCGGTCCGGGAAGTGAGGCGATCGCCGCGTAGGCGTCGATCATCGCCTGGTAGCTCGCGTCGGGCGCGACGATGAGGATCACCGCCGGCCGCTGCGAGCCGGCCAGACGCGCGCGCAGCTCGCTCTCCAAGCTGCCCGCCGGAATCGACGAGCCGTCGACCGCGATCTCGTTCTCCGAACCGACCTCGACCTTGACCGCCCCGCGGTCGTCGAAGACGCCTCCCCCCGACGAGCTGGCGAAGCGCATCGCGGGGCCGCGCACCGCTCCGAACATCCCCGAAATCATGACGGTCGTGAAGATGAGCAGGGCGAGGTTGGCCATCGGCGTCGTCGGCACCGCCGTGACCCGCGTGACCGCGCGCCGCAGGTGCATCTAGGCTCCCGCCGCGATCGTCGGACGGGCGCCGAGGACGACGTTCTTCACGCCGGCCTTCCGTAGCATCTCGAGGACGTCGTCGACGACGGCGAAGCGGATCGACCCGTCGACGCGCAGGAGAAAGGTTCTCTCAGAATCCTTGTCCACGATCCGCGACGCCTCGAAGTACAGCCCCTCCGGGCCGCCGAGATCCTGGAACTTGCCCGGCTCGCGCTCGACACGCCACTCGAGCGCATCGTCCGGACCGCGCTCGACGACGATCGTCACGGCACCGGCGGGCGCCTCGAACGGGCCCGGCGCGCGCGGCAGCTCCGTGGCGGAGTCCTGAGGGTCGTAGCGAGTGGCGAGAAAGAAGAAGAACACGAGCAGAAGCGCGAGGTTTGCCAGAGCGGCAGCGGGCACCGCGGGAGGCAACGGCCGGGGCCTTGGCAGGTGCATCGCTTCGGCTCTAGGCCTTCGTCCCCATCCGCTCCATCTCCGAGAAGGTCTCGACGACGACGCTGGCGGCCATCTCCAAGGTACGGCTCTGGGCGGCCACGCGCCCCGCCAAGTAATTGTGGAACGGGAGCGCGATCGCGGCCACGATCAGTCCCCAGGCCGTCGTGTACAGCGCCTGGGAGATCCCGCCGGCAACTCGGGAGGGGTCCGACAGCCCGCCCACGTGAATGACGTCGAACGCGACGATCATCCCCCAGACGGTTCCAAGAAAACCGAGGATCGGCGCCAAGTTCGCGATCGTCGCGAGGAGGCCGAGCTTTCCCTCGAGCTGGGCCAGCTCGTAGAGGGCGGTTGCCTCCATCGCGGATTCGACCTCGTTCCGGGGCGCGCCGATCTTGAGCACCCCGGCATGGAGAACGGAGGCCGCCGGCCCTCGCCGCGATTCGCAGACCTCCGCGGCCTCGCGGACGCGGCCGTTCAAGAGCTCCTTGCGAACGTGGGCG is a genomic window of Candidatus Polarisedimenticolaceae bacterium containing:
- a CDS encoding biopolymer transporter ExbD yields the protein MHLRRAVTRVTAVPTTPMANLALLIFTTVMISGMFGAVRGPAMRFASSSGGGVFDDRGAVKVEVGSENEIAVDGSSIPAGSLESELRARLAGSQRPAVILIVAPDASYQAMIDAYAAIASLPGPPRIGFPPRSRRASL
- a CDS encoding MotA/TolQ/ExbB proton channel family protein is translated as MLGDLGRLYLAGGPMMHPITVCSVVAVAVIVYKLIQFRSLQIDVRDFFAHVRKELLNGRVREAAEVCESRRGPAASVLHAGVLKIGAPRNEVESAMEATALYELAQLEGKLGLLATIANLAPILGFLGTVWGMIVAFDVIHVGGLSDPSRVAGGISQALYTTAWGLIVAAIALPFHNYLAGRVAAQSRTLEMAASVVVETFSEMERMGTKA
- a CDS encoding biopolymer transporter ExbD, with protein sequence MHLPRPRPLPPAVPAAALANLALLLVFFFFLATRYDPQDSATELPRAPGPFEAPAGAVTIVVERGPDDALEWRVEREPGKFQDLGGPEGLYFEASRIVDKDSERTFLLRVDGSIRFAVVDDVLEMLRKAGVKNVVLGARPTIAAGA